From one Bacteroides intestinalis DSM 17393 genomic stretch:
- a CDS encoding ADP-ribosylglycohydrolase family protein has translation MKIRNYLLSSCLIAALCSCGTSQKENLNLTLSKDTLFDKVKGAWAGQILGCTYGGPTEFQYLSTIIPDSVVMPWGNGEIKKWFDGGGGLYDDVYVDLTFVETFERCGLDAPVDSFAAAFLAKEYPLCHANQQARYNLLQGLSPHASGYWKNNPHANCLDFQIEADFAGIMSPGMVNSAVDFCDRIGHIMAYGDGWYGGVYVAAMYSLAYVSDDIEYIVTEGLKAIPQQSRFYACMTDVINWHKQYPDDWKKCWEEIEKKWGTNDIACPDGIEVPFNIETYVNGAYIILGLLYGQGDFEKTIDISTRAGQDSDCNPASSGGILGTMLGYNRLPEKYKAEIVIVEDMPFNNTVSFNKGSELSYGQALQMIEREGGKVGENEVKINFQKPVPAKLEISFEGLKLDKKVTVDNWIANFSTVEFDGIGAVIKGELKGDNVSEDYVAELEVYFNDKLVEICKLPLKYNHRKHELFFNYEQPYGKYKVTCKWTNPVKGADIWVRDVITYTTDK, from the coding sequence ATGAAGATTAGAAATTATTTATTGAGTAGCTGTCTTATAGCAGCATTGTGTTCGTGCGGTACTTCTCAAAAGGAGAACCTGAACCTCACCCTATCGAAAGACACGCTATTCGATAAGGTAAAGGGAGCTTGGGCCGGACAAATCTTAGGATGTACCTATGGTGGTCCAACAGAGTTTCAGTATTTGTCAACCATAATTCCTGATTCTGTGGTTATGCCATGGGGAAATGGGGAAATTAAGAAATGGTTTGATGGTGGAGGTGGTCTTTATGATGATGTTTACGTAGATCTGACATTTGTAGAGACCTTTGAAAGATGTGGATTGGATGCTCCTGTCGATTCTTTTGCGGCAGCATTCTTGGCTAAAGAATATCCGTTGTGTCATGCAAACCAACAGGCTCGCTATAACCTGTTGCAAGGTTTGTCCCCTCACGCCAGTGGATATTGGAAAAATAACCCTCATGCCAATTGCTTGGATTTTCAGATTGAAGCTGACTTTGCAGGTATTATGTCGCCGGGTATGGTGAATAGTGCAGTGGATTTTTGTGACCGTATCGGACATATCATGGCTTACGGTGATGGATGGTATGGTGGAGTATACGTGGCTGCCATGTATTCTTTGGCTTATGTAAGCGATGATATTGAATACATCGTTACGGAAGGTTTGAAAGCAATCCCTCAGCAAAGTCGCTTCTATGCATGCATGACTGATGTTATAAACTGGCACAAACAATATCCGGATGATTGGAAAAAGTGCTGGGAAGAGATTGAAAAAAAATGGGGGACTAATGATATTGCCTGTCCAGATGGTATTGAAGTACCTTTTAATATTGAAACCTATGTAAACGGAGCCTATATTATTTTGGGACTGCTCTACGGTCAGGGCGATTTTGAAAAAACAATTGATATTTCTACACGTGCAGGACAAGATTCCGACTGTAATCCGGCTTCTTCTGGAGGTATTTTGGGGACCATGCTTGGTTATAATCGCCTTCCGGAGAAATATAAGGCCGAAATAGTAATTGTTGAAGATATGCCTTTCAATAATACTGTGAGTTTTAATAAAGGTTCTGAGTTGAGTTACGGGCAGGCTTTACAGATGATAGAAAGAGAAGGTGGAAAAGTTGGTGAGAATGAAGTTAAGATCAACTTTCAGAAGCCAGTTCCTGCAAAATTGGAAATTAGTTTTGAAGGTTTAAAACTCGATAAGAAGGTGACTGTAGATAATTGGATTGCTAACTTTTCGACTGTGGAGTTCGACGGTATAGGGGCTGTTATTAAGGGGGAACTTAAGGGTGATAATGTTTCTGAAGATTATGTTGCAGAATTAGAGGTTTATTTTAATGATAAACTGGTGGAAATATGCAAGTTACCGTTGAAGTATAACCATCGCAAACATGAGCTCTTTTTTAATTATGAGCAGCCTTACGGAAAATATAAAGTGACTTGTAAATGGACTAATCCAGTGAAAGGAGCAGATATTTGGGTAAGAGACGTCATTACTTATACAACAGATAAATAG
- a CDS encoding sugar porter family MFS transporter, whose translation MKSTINLGYLVFLSVVAALGGFLFGYDTAVISGTIAQVTEQFRLDALQQGWYVGCALVGSIIGVLFAGILSDKFGRKFTMILSAILFSTSAIGCAVSVDFNQLVVYRIIGGVGIGVVSIISPLYISELAVAQYRGRLVSLYQLAVTIGFLGAYLVNYQLLGYSTSNPDIVTGWWSLIFVTEVWRGMLGMEILPALLFFIIIFFIPESPRWLILKGREEKATNILERIYTSSKDALFQLAETKSVLSSESKSEWKLLLQPGIRKAVIIGVCIAMLGQFMGVNAVLYYGPSIFENAGLSGGDSLFYQVLVGLVNTLTTVLALVIIDKIGRKKLVYYGVSGMVISLILIATYFIYGESWGISSIFLLVFFLFYVFCCAVSICAVVFVLLSEMYPTRVRGFAMSIAGFALWIGTYLIGQLTPWMLQNLTPAGTFILFAIMCVPYMLIVWKLVPETTGKSLEEIERHWMKK comes from the coding sequence ATGAAGTCGACAATTAATTTAGGCTATTTAGTTTTTCTTTCAGTAGTAGCGGCCTTGGGCGGTTTCTTATTTGGATATGACACTGCTGTTATCTCCGGTACTATTGCTCAAGTAACAGAACAGTTTCGACTGGATGCCTTACAACAAGGATGGTATGTAGGCTGTGCACTGGTTGGTTCTATTATCGGAGTACTTTTTGCAGGCATTTTGAGCGATAAGTTCGGACGAAAATTTACTATGATCCTTTCAGCTATTTTGTTTTCCACATCCGCCATTGGCTGTGCTGTATCTGTGGATTTTAATCAATTGGTTGTCTATCGGATTATAGGTGGTGTCGGGATAGGTGTTGTTTCTATCATCTCTCCGCTCTATATTTCGGAGCTTGCTGTGGCTCAGTATCGTGGACGCTTGGTTTCCTTGTACCAGTTAGCGGTTACGATTGGATTTTTAGGTGCTTATCTTGTGAATTATCAGCTTTTGGGATATTCCACGAGCAATCCTGATATTGTTACAGGGTGGTGGAGCCTGATATTTGTAACAGAAGTCTGGAGAGGAATGTTAGGTATGGAGATATTGCCCGCTTTATTGTTCTTTATCATCATATTCTTCATACCCGAAAGTCCGCGCTGGTTGATATTGAAAGGGAGAGAAGAAAAGGCTACTAATATTCTTGAGAGAATTTATACCTCTTCTAAGGATGCTTTATTTCAATTGGCAGAGACTAAATCTGTACTATCATCCGAGTCTAAATCTGAATGGAAGCTCTTGTTGCAACCTGGTATAAGGAAAGCTGTTATTATCGGTGTATGTATTGCTATGTTGGGACAGTTTATGGGTGTGAATGCCGTTTTATATTATGGACCTTCTATTTTTGAAAATGCAGGTTTATCCGGAGGTGATTCTTTATTCTATCAGGTTTTAGTGGGATTGGTGAATACATTGACTACTGTATTGGCTCTTGTTATTATTGATAAAATAGGACGTAAAAAGTTGGTTTATTATGGCGTATCAGGTATGGTAATTTCTTTAATACTGATTGCAACTTACTTTATTTATGGTGAGTCCTGGGGTATCTCCAGCATTTTCCTTTTAGTATTTTTCCTTTTCTATGTATTTTGTTGTGCCGTGTCTATATGTGCTGTGGTATTTGTGCTTCTTTCTGAAATGTACCCGACTCGGGTGCGTGGATTTGCCATGTCCATTGCCGGCTTTGCGTTATGGATAGGTACATACTTGATTGGGCAGTTAACCCCCTGGATGCTCCAGAATCTTACCCCCGCCGGAACATTCATTCTGTTTGCAATCATGTGTGTACCCTATATGCTGATTGTTTGGAAACTTGTTCCCGAGACCACAGGAAAGTCTTTGGAAGAGATTGAACGCCATTGGATGAAAAAATAA
- a CDS encoding DUF4434 domain-containing protein, which translates to MKTSNRREFLKKVALTGASALVAPGLLATEAMESTSFASIQKSDAGRLIIPKENGLKITGTFLDEISHDIPHQNWGEKEWDQDFRHMKNIGIDTVIMIRSGYRKFVTYPSKYLLGRGCYMPSVDLVDMYLRLAEKYQMKFYFGLYDSGKYWDTGDLSWEIEDNKYVIDEVWNQYGEKYKSFGGWYISGEISRKTKGAIDAFRAMGKQCKDVSGGLPTFISPWIDGKKAVMGTDKLTKEDAVSVQEHEREWNEIFDGIHEVVDACAFQDGHIDYDELDAFFTVNKKLADKYGMKCWTNAETFDRDMPINFLPIKFDKLRMKLEAAKRAGYDKAITFEFSHFMSPQSAYLQAGHLYNRYKEYFNIK; encoded by the coding sequence ATGAAAACAAGTAACCGCAGAGAATTTTTAAAGAAAGTCGCTTTAACAGGAGCTTCCGCTTTGGTAGCTCCTGGACTGCTGGCCACTGAAGCAATGGAGAGCACTTCATTTGCTTCAATACAGAAAAGCGATGCTGGTCGGCTTATTATTCCTAAAGAGAATGGGTTAAAGATTACCGGGACTTTTTTAGATGAAATATCACATGATATTCCTCATCAAAATTGGGGCGAAAAAGAATGGGATCAAGATTTCCGGCACATGAAAAATATAGGAATTGATACTGTTATCATGATCCGTTCCGGCTATCGTAAGTTTGTCACCTATCCTTCTAAATATTTATTGGGTAGAGGATGTTATATGCCCTCTGTTGATTTAGTAGACATGTACCTTCGCTTAGCGGAAAAATATCAGATGAAGTTTTATTTTGGTCTGTATGATTCCGGAAAATATTGGGATACGGGTGATTTGTCATGGGAGATTGAAGATAACAAGTATGTGATCGATGAAGTCTGGAATCAATATGGTGAAAAATATAAGAGTTTTGGTGGCTGGTATATAAGTGGTGAGATCAGTCGTAAAACCAAGGGGGCTATTGATGCTTTTCGTGCAATGGGAAAACAATGTAAGGATGTGTCTGGTGGTTTACCTACTTTTATTTCTCCTTGGATTGATGGAAAGAAGGCTGTGATGGGGACTGATAAGTTAACTAAGGAAGATGCTGTTTCAGTTCAGGAACACGAAAGAGAATGGAATGAAATATTTGATGGAATCCATGAAGTGGTTGATGCATGTGCTTTTCAAGATGGGCACATTGATTATGATGAATTAGATGCCTTCTTTACAGTAAATAAAAAGCTGGCAGATAAATATGGAATGAAATGCTGGACGAATGCGGAGACATTCGATCGTGATATGCCTATAAATTTCTTGCCGATCAAGTTTGATAAGCTTAGGATGAAATTGGAAGCTGCAAAGAGAGCTGGCTATGATAAAGCCATTACGTTTGAATTTTCTCACTTTATGAGTCCGCAATCTGCTTATTTGCAGGCGGGACATCTGTACAATAGATATAAAGAATACTTTAATATAAAATAG
- a CDS encoding ROK family transcriptional regulator translates to MYQQFLKEIEMGSKNALIKKRIITYYIYNGSSTIPDLSKELDLSVPTVTKLIGEMYDEGYINDYGKLETSGGRHPNLYGLNPKSGYFIGVDIKKFSINIGLINFKGDMVELKMDIPYNFENSLEGMNELCNLILNFIKKLPIDTEKILNINVNVSGRVNPESGYSFSQFNFEERPLADVLSERLGYPVTIDNDTRAMTYGEYMQGCVKGEKDIIFVNVSWGLGIGIIIDGKIYKGKSGFSGEFGHVNTFDNEIICHCGKKGCLETEASGSALHRTLLERILKGENSILSNRVNMETPITLDEIIAAVNKEDLLCIEIVEEIGQKLGKQIAGLINIFNPELVIIGGTLSLTEDYITQPIRTAVRKYSLNLVNKDSVITTSKLKDKAGIVGACMLARSRMFEGTN, encoded by the coding sequence ATGTATCAGCAGTTTTTAAAAGAAATAGAAATGGGGTCTAAAAATGCCCTCATTAAAAAAAGGATTATTACCTATTATATATATAATGGTAGTTCGACAATTCCTGATCTTTCAAAAGAACTGGATTTAAGTGTTCCTACAGTTACTAAGCTAATTGGAGAAATGTATGACGAAGGATACATAAACGATTATGGCAAACTGGAAACAAGCGGAGGAAGACATCCTAACTTATATGGACTAAACCCCAAATCAGGCTATTTCATAGGAGTAGACATTAAGAAATTCTCTATCAATATTGGATTAATAAATTTCAAAGGCGATATGGTAGAACTTAAAATGGATATACCTTATAATTTTGAAAACTCCTTAGAGGGAATGAACGAACTTTGCAATCTGATTCTCAATTTCATAAAAAAGCTCCCGATAGATACGGAAAAGATATTGAATATTAATGTAAACGTATCAGGAAGAGTAAATCCTGAATCGGGATATAGTTTCAGTCAGTTTAATTTTGAAGAACGTCCCCTCGCAGATGTATTAAGTGAAAGACTCGGCTATCCTGTAACGATTGATAATGATACACGCGCCATGACATACGGAGAATATATGCAAGGATGTGTAAAAGGAGAGAAAGATATTATTTTCGTTAATGTCAGTTGGGGATTAGGAATCGGAATCATTATAGACGGAAAAATTTATAAAGGAAAGTCAGGATTTTCCGGAGAGTTTGGACATGTGAATACATTTGACAATGAGATTATTTGCCATTGTGGCAAAAAAGGTTGTTTGGAAACAGAAGCTTCCGGATCTGCATTACATCGTACTCTGCTGGAACGGATACTAAAAGGAGAAAATTCGATTTTATCCAACCGGGTAAATATGGAAACTCCAATAACACTGGATGAAATTATAGCTGCGGTGAATAAAGAAGACCTCTTATGTATTGAAATTGTAGAAGAGATAGGGCAAAAATTAGGTAAACAAATAGCAGGACTTATAAATATCTTCAATCCCGAATTAGTAATAATCGGAGGAACATTATCTCTGACTGAAGATTACATTACCCAACCCATCAGAACAGCAGTACGAAAGTATTCTCTAAACCTCGTCAATAAAGACTCAGTCATTACAACCTCTAAGTTAAAAGACAAGGCGGGTATTGTTGGGGCATGCATGTTGGCACGAAGTCGAATGTTTGAAGGTACAAACTAG
- a CDS encoding WbuC family cupin fold metalloprotein, whose product MIKLISEELLDGVTHDAQENSRLRMNYNFHESLDAPIHRLLNALEPGTYLPPHRHVDKEETYIVLRGSLIAFFYDDMGNVTEKVNLNPSAGMYGVEIPSGTWHSIVVLESGTVIFEIKSGPYKPLPPEDVAPWAPAPSDVEGATIFMKRMLEV is encoded by the coding sequence ATGATAAAGCTGATTTCGGAAGAACTATTGGACGGGGTAACTCATGATGCTCAGGAGAATTCTCGTTTACGAATGAATTATAATTTTCATGAGTCTTTAGATGCACCTATTCACCGTCTTCTTAATGCCTTGGAGCCGGGAACTTATCTCCCTCCTCATCGTCATGTGGATAAGGAAGAAACTTATATTGTTCTGCGCGGAAGTCTGATAGCGTTTTTCTATGATGATATGGGCAATGTGACGGAAAAAGTAAATCTGAATCCATCAGCTGGAATGTATGGAGTGGAAATCCCTTCAGGTACTTGGCATAGCATTGTAGTTTTAGAGTCTGGTACTGTTATCTTTGAAATAAAGAGTGGTCCTTATAAGCCACTTCCACCAGAAGATGTTGCGCCATGGGCACCTGCACCTTCCGATGTGGAAGGAGCGACTATATTTATGAAACGAATGTTGGAGGTCTAG
- a CDS encoding UpxY family transcription antiterminator, translating into MEKANNNMMMDENARCWYIVYTAPRLERKLMQHLNVAGYKTFCPMQTIYVNWDGKMKEIIVPFFSGCVFVEGDLKDIAPVVASQKAAFLVGTDGKELSIVSDKANLSSKFAQLLK; encoded by the coding sequence ATGGAAAAAGCAAACAACAATATGATGATGGATGAAAATGCGCGTTGCTGGTATATTGTATATACGGCACCGAGATTGGAACGTAAATTGATGCAGCATTTAAATGTTGCAGGGTATAAGACTTTTTGTCCTATGCAAACAATATATGTAAACTGGGATGGGAAAATGAAGGAGATTATTGTTCCTTTTTTCTCAGGTTGTGTTTTTGTAGAAGGAGATTTGAAGGATATAGCTCCTGTTGTAGCATCTCAGAAAGCCGCTTTTTTAGTGGGTACTGATGGCAAAGAACTTTCTATTGTATCGGATAAAGCAAACCTTTCAAGTAAGTTTGCTCAATTGTTGAAGTAA
- a CDS encoding GNVR domain-containing protein — protein sequence MSEENKLNTTPQQPEEQEIDLIELAQKVWASRKLVFKACGYAVLVGLVVAFSIPKEYSTSVTLAPETGGKSGGGSMGALAAMAGISLGASSGEDALSPELYPDIVSSTPFLIELFDVKVKDQKDKIDTTLYAYLDEYQRGPWWGAITSAPFKALGWVISLFKDKEEEGVAAKTDPFRLTKDEAAIATALSKRISVSVDKKTGVTTLSVTMQDPLISASLTDTVMRCLQNYITDYRTNKARHDLAFTEKLYKEAKDNYTAAQSKYASFVDANQNIILLSYRAEQERLQNEMNLAYNVYTQVAQQLQMAKAKVQEITPVYTVVQPASVPLRPAKPNKVMILIGFIFLAGVGSVGWILFVKDLLKGWKKQTTI from the coding sequence ATGAGTGAAGAAAACAAACTGAATACAACTCCTCAACAGCCGGAAGAACAAGAGATCGATTTAATAGAACTTGCTCAAAAGGTGTGGGCAAGTAGGAAACTGGTTTTCAAGGCGTGTGGATATGCTGTGTTGGTGGGACTGGTTGTAGCATTCAGCATCCCGAAAGAATACTCTACAAGTGTGACGTTAGCACCAGAGACTGGTGGTAAGTCGGGTGGAGGTAGTATGGGGGCATTAGCGGCTATGGCAGGTATCAGTTTAGGTGCTTCCAGTGGTGAAGATGCTCTTTCACCGGAACTCTATCCTGATATTGTAAGTTCCACTCCCTTTCTGATTGAACTTTTTGATGTAAAGGTGAAGGATCAGAAAGATAAGATTGATACAACACTTTATGCCTATTTGGACGAGTATCAGCGTGGACCTTGGTGGGGAGCCATCACTTCAGCTCCTTTTAAAGCATTGGGTTGGGTGATATCTTTGTTTAAAGATAAAGAAGAAGAAGGTGTCGCTGCTAAAACAGATCCATTCAGATTAACCAAAGATGAAGCTGCAATTGCAACTGCCTTGAGCAAACGTATTTCTGTTTCTGTAGATAAGAAAACAGGTGTTACGACTTTGTCGGTTACTATGCAGGATCCTTTAATTTCAGCTTCATTGACAGATACGGTAATGCGTTGCCTGCAGAACTATATCACGGATTATCGGACCAATAAGGCGCGTCATGATTTAGCTTTTACAGAGAAGCTCTATAAGGAGGCTAAAGATAATTATACTGCTGCACAGTCAAAGTATGCATCTTTTGTTGATGCTAATCAAAATATAATTTTGTTAAGTTATCGTGCTGAACAAGAACGCTTGCAAAATGAAATGAATTTAGCATATAATGTGTATACTCAGGTTGCTCAACAATTACAGATGGCCAAGGCCAAGGTGCAGGAAATTACTCCGGTGTACACCGTTGTACAGCCGGCATCAGTTCCTTTGCGTCCGGCGAAACCCAATAAAGTAATGATTCTTATCGGTTTTATTTTCTTAGCTGGAGTAGGTAGTGTAGGTTGGATTTTATTTGTAAAGGATTTATTAAAAGGATGGAAAAAGCAAACAACAATATGA
- a CDS encoding polysaccharide biosynthesis protein: protein MNLKVYYRNLSSRIASKWTILAIDICLVVISMLLACILQLGVSSIIYKVSLYIWMILFSLSCNLCFFSVFHIYVGVIRFSSFVDIYRVFISLTISYGLLGIGNFCWSAFGFGETLPNGIVFIAYILNFTFMVCLRILVKMLHEALSFDDRHCVNVFIYGFRGTGVNIAKSMRVSRNNHYRVCGFISDEPWMIGKHTMGCRVYANNNKLFEHLKRKNVQTVVVAPDKLVDLESSGVMERMLAQNIHVMTVPPLSNCLDDGIIKDIHIEDWLRREPIQADIRKIAAYIEGHRILVTGAAGAVGREIVHQLAALNPYQLILVDQAESPLYDVQLELSDHWKNLEVKVLVADVANRSRMEAIFKQYIPQLVFHAAAYKNISMLEDYAAEALQVNVLGTKNIADLAVKYKVYKCMMISTNHALSPVHVMGYSKRLAEIYMRGLSQKIRQEELTAKLFVVRFADVYPEAPRSLMTLPEACLLILEAGNLGENGGIYVFEDESAEETEATCYDKVRRSREDIAGVDKVCKQIDSLVEKYESGEPLTIINEMKKIISCIAEHPVEV, encoded by the coding sequence ATGAACCTAAAAGTTTATTATAGAAATCTTTCATCCCGCATTGCATCTAAATGGACGATTTTGGCTATTGATATCTGCTTGGTTGTGATTTCTATGCTTTTAGCATGCATACTTCAATTGGGAGTTTCTTCTATAATATATAAGGTGTCATTATATATATGGATGATTTTATTCTCGCTTTCTTGTAATCTGTGTTTCTTTTCTGTCTTCCATATCTATGTTGGAGTTATTCGTTTCTCTTCGTTTGTGGATATTTACAGAGTGTTTATATCTCTTACAATAAGCTATGGTTTATTGGGTATTGGTAATTTTTGTTGGTCGGCTTTTGGATTTGGAGAAACATTACCGAATGGGATTGTCTTTATAGCATATATTCTCAATTTTACTTTTATGGTATGTCTGCGCATTTTAGTGAAAATGCTGCATGAGGCTTTGTCTTTTGATGACCGGCACTGCGTAAATGTATTTATTTACGGCTTTCGTGGGACAGGAGTAAATATAGCTAAATCGATGCGGGTCAGTCGAAATAATCATTATCGTGTATGTGGCTTTATTTCAGATGAACCTTGGATGATAGGTAAGCATACGATGGGGTGTAGGGTTTATGCTAATAATAATAAGTTGTTTGAGCATTTGAAAAGAAAGAATGTACAAACGGTTGTCGTGGCACCGGATAAGCTGGTAGATTTGGAATCATCCGGTGTAATGGAGCGAATGTTGGCCCAAAATATTCATGTAATGACAGTACCACCCTTAAGTAACTGTTTGGATGACGGGATTATAAAAGATATTCATATAGAGGACTGGCTTCGTCGTGAGCCTATCCAGGCTGATATCCGAAAGATTGCTGCTTATATTGAAGGGCACCGGATATTGGTGACTGGTGCTGCAGGTGCTGTGGGACGTGAAATTGTTCATCAGTTGGCGGCTCTGAATCCTTATCAATTGATATTAGTTGATCAGGCTGAATCTCCTTTGTATGATGTTCAATTGGAATTATCAGATCATTGGAAGAACCTTGAAGTAAAGGTCCTGGTAGCGGATGTTGCTAATCGTAGTAGGATGGAAGCTATATTTAAACAGTATATACCACAGTTGGTCTTTCATGCAGCGGCTTATAAAAATATTTCTATGTTGGAGGATTATGCTGCTGAAGCGTTGCAGGTTAATGTTCTGGGCACTAAAAATATTGCAGATTTGGCAGTTAAATATAAGGTGTATAAATGTATGATGATTTCTACGAATCATGCTCTGTCACCAGTTCATGTAATGGGATACAGTAAGCGTTTGGCTGAAATCTATATGCGGGGACTTTCGCAAAAAATCAGGCAAGAGGAACTTACTGCTAAATTATTTGTAGTCCGTTTTGCGGATGTATATCCGGAGGCTCCCCGTAGTTTGATGACCTTACCGGAAGCTTGCCTACTGATATTGGAAGCAGGAAATCTTGGTGAAAATGGAGGTATATATGTCTTTGAGGATGAATCGGCGGAGGAAACTGAAGCTACATGTTATGACAAAGTGAGGAGAAGCAGGGAAGATATTGCAGGAGTTGATAAGGTCTGTAAACAGATTGATTCTTTAGTTGAAAAATACGAATCGGGTGAGCCTCTGACAATAATTAACGAAATGAAAAAAATAATTTCATGTATTGCTGAACATCCGGTAGAGGTCTGA
- the mltG gene encoding endolytic transglycosylase MltG: protein MKKKTKKILIGGLVTLFLIGVACAGTFYYYIFYPQFHPPKTTYIYIDKDDTIDSIYNKVKIQGHPKSFTGFLWMTRWRNYDSTIHTGRYAIRPGENVYHVFSRLYRGYQEPINLTVSNVRTLDRLARSIGKQLMIDSTEIATVMNDTIFQKRMGYKKETMSSLFIPETYQVYWDMSVDEFFERMQKEHEKFWNQQRLAKAESIGMTPEEVSTLASIVEEETNNNEEKPMVAGLYINRLHKGMPLQADPTIKFALQDFGLRRITNEHLNVNSPYNTYLNAGLPPGPIRIPSPIGIDAVLNYAKHDYIYMCAKEDFSGTHNFASNYADHMKNARKYWNALNERKIFK from the coding sequence ATGAAAAAGAAGACAAAAAAAATTCTCATAGGAGGATTGGTAACCCTGTTCCTTATAGGCGTAGCTTGTGCCGGAACATTCTATTATTATATATTCTACCCACAATTTCATCCCCCAAAGACTACTTATATTTATATCGACAAAGACGATACAATAGACTCCATATATAATAAAGTAAAAATACAGGGACACCCGAAAAGTTTCACAGGTTTTCTCTGGATGACCCGATGGCGTAATTATGATTCGACTATCCACACCGGACGCTATGCCATCCGCCCGGGAGAAAATGTGTATCATGTCTTCAGCCGTTTATACCGAGGATATCAGGAACCTATCAATCTTACTGTCAGCAACGTACGCACTTTAGACAGACTTGCCCGCAGTATTGGTAAGCAGTTAATGATCGACTCTACAGAAATTGCTACTGTAATGAATGACACTATATTCCAGAAGCGAATGGGATATAAAAAAGAAACAATGTCCAGTCTATTCATTCCGGAAACATACCAAGTTTACTGGGATATGAGTGTAGACGAATTTTTCGAGCGTATGCAGAAAGAACATGAAAAATTCTGGAACCAGCAACGATTGGCTAAAGCTGAATCTATCGGAATGACACCGGAAGAAGTTTCTACCCTGGCCTCTATTGTCGAAGAGGAAACCAACAACAACGAGGAAAAACCAATGGTTGCCGGACTCTATATTAACCGTTTACACAAAGGTATGCCATTACAAGCAGATCCAACAATAAAGTTTGCCCTCCAGGACTTTGGTTTAAGAAGAATAACCAATGAACATTTGAATGTCAACTCACCCTACAATACATATTTAAATGCAGGCCTGCCTCCGGGTCCCATACGTATACCTTCACCTATAGGTATCGATGCAGTACTAAACTATGCCAAGCACGACTACATTTACATGTGTGCAAAAGAAGATTTCTCAGGTACTCACAATTTTGCTTCCAATTATGCTGATCACATGAAAAATGCCAGAAAATATTGGAATGCTTTAAACGAAAGAAAGATTTTCAAGTAA